Proteins found in one Miscanthus floridulus cultivar M001 chromosome 4, ASM1932011v1, whole genome shotgun sequence genomic segment:
- the LOC136549654 gene encoding heterogeneous nuclear ribonucleoprotein Q-like — MASSPPRAPRRFLFDLNVAQEEVEEEEPMEVLEEEGAPVAQPEEAVVEEVAEQLVEHAVPTVEEEEPVEEVIMEEEPSEEVIMEEEEEPAPAPAGEVIGEGKGRKNRIDYEVFVSGLPQDAAEEDVAKALAEAGDVEEVRLVRDPADQRLKGFAFVRFAAAWQARWAANDLREAAIKGKACGICKNSENETLHVRNICFDWSKDDLAEKLEPFKLENLDRINLIEHPEKKGKNRGYAFLDFRTHVDAVAAFVKLQKRDLYLGTDFRAHISFSNTLSQDDEIMEKVKSVFLDGLPPHWDEDKVREMFGKFGEIDSIQLARNMFTAKRKDFGFIGFTTRQSALDCIKMVNKDGVGEGSGKVLIKASLQRPRHAFKKNSWQGSSSLLGVRRGFVEKSYSGRGHHSDRYRHYSPERRSYSDNHSRRHRSIDVEERHTSVRGYRAYYRRDSPVHAPNYKYGRIREEYAERRYTSKYPKHRQAMHETMEQDAYRRNKYGHSYQERAHRTCPCPECNLSGQNCNYSNGEEFSAISGCEQAYYKTDRDLTPSTSQVASHCEDSCCKGQQLMPKSSSVMCDCDECYINQEPTPSPSEHARTRSNLPVPLHHQLGKHSNEHGRHVDDAHSAFEVEYTVRESRSRYLSSKDAPSTHSRKHHRSAR, encoded by the exons ATGGCCTCCTCGCCGCCGCGCGCCCCGCGGCGGTTCCTTTTCGACCTCAACGTCGCGCAGGAGGAGGTCGAAgaggaggagcccatggaggTGCTTGAGGAGGAGGGGGCCCCGGTGGCGCAGCCCGAGGAGGCTGTCGTCGAGGAGGTCGCTGAGCAGTTGGTCGAGCACGCGGTGCCTaccgtggaggaggaggagcctgtgGAGGAGGTGATCATGGAGGAGGAGCCTTCGGAGGAGGTgatcatggaggaggaggaggagcctgctCCGGCGCCGGCGGGGGAGGTGATTGGGGAGGGGAAGGGGAGGAAAAATAGGATAGACTACGAGGTCTTCGTGTCCGGGCTGCCGCAGGACGCCGCTGAGGAGGACGTGGCGAAGGCGCTGGCGGAGGCCGGAGATGTCGAGGAGGTGCGCCTCGTGCGGGATCCAGCGGACCAGCGGCTCAAAGGATTCGCTTTTGTCCGCTTCGCCGCCGCCTGGCAGGCGCGGTGGGCGGCCAACGACCTCCGCGAGGCTGCG ATTAAGGGAAAAGCTTGTGGAATATGCAAGAACAGTGAAAACGAGACTCTTCATGTCCGAAATATATGCTTTGATTGGTCAAAGGATGAT TTAGCTGAGAAACTGGAACCTTTCAAGTTGGAAAACTTGGATAGAATTAATCTAATTGAACACCCAGAAAAAAAGGGTAAAAACAGAGGCTATGCGTTTCTTGACTTCAGGACTCATGTAGATGCTGTGGCGGCTTTTGTGAAACTACAGAAAAGAGATCTGTATCTTGGAACTGATTTTAGAGCGCACATATCATTTTCAAACACTCTTTCACAAGACGATGAGATCATGGAAAAG GTGAAATCTGTTTTCTTGGATGGCTTACCACCTCATTGGGATGAAGACAAAGTGAGAGAAATGTTCGGGAAATTTGGTGAAATTGATAGCATACAACTCGCTAGAAATATGTTCACAGCAAAACGAAAAGATTTTGGTTTCATTGGCTTTACAACAAGACAGTCAGCTTTAGACTGCATTAAGATGGTTAATAAAGATGGTGTTGGCGAAGGTAGTGGAAAG GTTCTCATAAAAGCTAGTTTGCAAAGGCCAAGGCATGCTTTCAAAAAGAATTCCTGGCAAGGCTCTAGTTCCTTGTTAGGCGTCAGAAGAGGATTTGTAGAAAAAAGTTATAGTGGTAGAGGACACCACTCAGACAGATATAGGCATTATAGTCCTGAAAGGCGTTCGTATTCAGATAATCATTCTCGCCGTCACCGCTCTATTGATGTTGAAGAAAGGCATACTTCTGTGCGAGGATACAGAGCTTACTATAGAAGGGATTCTCCAGTGCATG CCCCAAACTATAAATATGGAAGAATCAGGGAAGAATATGCTGAGAGACGATACACTAGTAAATATCCAAAACACAGGCAAGCAATGCATGAAACCATGGAGCAGGATGCATACCGCAGGAACAAATATGGACATTCATACCAGGAGAGGGCACATAGAACTTGCCCTTGCCCAGAATGTAACTTGAGTGGTCAAAATTGCAATTACTCCAATGGTGAGGAATTTTCTGCAATCAGCGGTTGTGAGCAGGCATACTACAAGACA GACCGTGATCTGACGCCTTCAACTTCTCAAGTAGCATCTCATTGTGAGGATTCTTGCTGCAAG GGCCAGCAGTTGATGCCTAAAAGTTCTTCTGtgatgtgtgattgtgatgaatgctATATT AATCAAGAGCCAACACCTAGTCCAAGTGAGCATGCCAGAACAAGATCCAATCTTCCAGTGCCTCTTCATCATCAGCTTGGCAAACATTCTAATGAGCATGGGAG GCATGTGGATGATGCACATTCTGCTTTTGAGGTGGAGTACACTGTCAGGGAAAGCCGAAGCCGGTATCTCTCTTCCAAAGATGCTCCAAGTACTCACTCCAGGAAGCACCATAGGTCAGCAAGATAA